The DNA sequence GGAGGTGGGGAAGGTACTCACACTTTGCACTTGTTGAATCTCAGATTCTTGTATTtaaggggttgggggtggggacgGGGGTaaaagtagaggatttggacgtaaaaagaaaagaaaaaatacagactgaaatgtatttgagtacaaagtaaaataatgtttACTGTCAAttatagacattttttttagatcttGGCACAATGGGAAAAACTGTATACAAAGTAGtttaaagtgtctttttttaattcatgctcTTACTGAGAAGACAAAAAACAGTCTTCTAaaacactgagggacaattaagatttttccattaacctaccatgcatggttTTTGGCATGCGGGAGGAAAATGGAGTACTCAAGAGAAAAATCACGCAGGCACAGAgacaacatgcagactccacacaggaaggaaggagcctggaatcgaactctggacctctgcactgcgaggatGACGTGTTAACCAGTTGATTACTGTGCCACGTATatgcatccattcatccatctatcaatTTTCCAATCCGCCTATCCTCATAAGGTTCGCCGGTGTgtcagagcctatcccagctttcttcaggcagtaggcggggtacactcagaactggttgccagccaatcacaggtcacacaaagacaaacaacaaccattcacactcacaatcacaccaaggacaatttagagggatcAATTCACCTACCGTtcttgattttggaatgtggggggaaaccggagtacccggagaaaacccacacaggtatgagaacatgcaaactcaaaccAATCAGGCAATGTAATATGCTATTTACAGGGGGGGCGTCCTTTTAAAGTCAGCAACCAACCGCATGCCGAGTCCCCGGTGCCTCCACCTCCGAAAGCCAAATCCTCTGCAGCCGAAGCCCCGAGGCAGCAAAATGATGACATACTCAACCTCATCTTTCCACCCAGGTACTGTGTATGCCCGTGCTTTACATGTCGTGTCACTCAGGTAATTCACCACTCATTTGATTCTCTTGCCATGACAGGGAATGGATGGAGGGAAACCAGCTGTGGGTGCAGCAAGTGTCCAGTGCACCGTGCACACGAGCGGACGTGGTGAACCTCGAGGAGCACCTGGACAGGAAGCTGCAGCAAAGACGGGCCATCGAGACGGGAATATGCCCTGTCAGAAGAGAGCTTTATACCCAGTGCTTTGGTAAGGAAACAGCTGTAAAGACATGCAAATACATGACTTGAGGTGGACAGTGAAAAAGGAAAATAGTCATAAAAAAGTCTCCCCAATGCCAACAGCAATGAAGATAACAATGGTTCTAGGACAAGGAGACTTGAATTTTCTGTCTGCCTTGAATCTCACTGGCCACTGCAGAAATGAAATAGCCAAAATTGTGGTCATTTCTTTGCCAAGGCAAGCTGACGACTTCTCCAAGTCGCCCTCCATTTTGTGAAGGAGCTCAGGAATCATATGCAGCTGGCGACTGAGCTTGCTCAATGCCAGGAGTCTGAGTATTGACGGCTTTCCACGCACCCTCAGTCATGACGGGCAGCCTCCCCATTTCCAAAAGTACTGCAAGCGTCTTCCGAACTTTGCGCTGCATCAGGAAATTGCCAACTCCAAAAAGCAGAATGCCTGTTAATAGGATTCTTCCAAATCCTTGATGGATAGAATCGCCAGCCACAAGGGTCCTCCACTTCCTCTAGGTATCCTTTATGTATCCGACCCCAAATGTTCTGTCAGAACAGGTGGGCTCACCTCTACCCATTTGGTTGATTGCATTGAGAAACCACTTGATGAATTCCATCATTTTAAATTTTCGGAGGGAAATGCAGCAGGACGCTCGGATTGAtactttagaccaggggtgcccattaggtagatcctgatataccggtagatctaagacgggtcccaagtagatccgaggagtgtcgaggagaaaaaaaacaaacaaccatttgtgtgtctttgtacatgttaataatatatttttagtgttaatgtacactgcaccctaatcatattatcagtctcattttcaccccaaaaatatttaaaaataaaataaagcaggtaaatcttgaatttacggtggcgcgtgattacgtcactgaactgttgcgctctatcttttatcgtcattattctcattcagagtttgcttcgtgtacaattcactgagggcacgagcaaaaaataggaatctaggaaggcccagggaagcactttaaaacggtacgtgtgagctacgatagttaacaggctgcaaagtgcgtcgcatgcctcagtttcaggctgtttctcatcagggtgtgcgtgtgcgtgcgtgcgtgcgtgcgtgcgtgcgtgtgtgtgtgtgtgtgtgtgtgtgcgcgcgcgtgcacgcgcgcatgccggtaagggtagatcccgggaggttagttgatcgaaaagtagatcttcaatccaaaatgtttgagcacccctgctttagacaaAGAGATCACACAAAACATAGTGAGTCACCTGGGAGAATGAGGCAGGGAGTGAGCAGAGGAAGAAGCGTTACCCTTTTTTGAGAGCCAGAAGAGACATGGGTGAATGAATTGTTCggacgtccacctcacagttttGAGGTTGGGGGTTAAAATCTGGAATCCGGCCTTCTTGCATGgaatttacatgttctccccatgcttgtgtgggttttctcccgactactctggcttcctcccatatTCTTAAAACATGTGTGTtaagttcatttaaaaatgacctcttcttcttttggttcattattAATTATGGTACGACTCTGAAGGCGTGCAACTCTACATTTGGACTTATTAAAAACACGTCTTaagtttttgaaatgtttggaaGGTGAATGTTTTTTCTGATAAGAGGGCTGTGTCATAATTACAGCTGCTCTCTGTGTATAGATGAGCTGATCAGGCAGGTAACCATCAACTGCGCAGAGCGTGGTCACTTGTTGTTGCGGGTCCGAGATGAGATCCAGATGACCATCGCCGCTTACCAGACCTTTTACGAGAGTAGCGTGGTTTTTGGCATGAGGAAAGCTCTGCAGGCTGAGCAGGACAAGGTGGACATGCAGAAAAAAGTAAGGACCATTTCTTTATCCTTTGGTAGTTAAATAAccctacattttttgtttgattaagCAGGTTGATATAATGGTGAACTTGTCTCCCCCACAGTTGAGTTTTGGGCTGAAGagtgaaagcaaagcaaaaaataaagaaaaaaaatcaaccaaacaATGGTCCATAGCTTGAGTGGCTgcggtggatttaaaaaaaatgtatcagagTAAAACTAAGAACCAGCCAGAGACTGGCTTAAAGGGCAAGTCAActtcaacattttctttgcactgtGGTCTGTGCTCCCCTGAGTAGTTTAAATGTGGCATTCTGATTGATATTGCATTTGTGAATATGAGTACGCcggaaaatccacccatttttatccatctcaggggtcggccattttgcctcttgctgtggactgaaattgacatcacagttgctcggggcttaGGTAACAATGAATCatggaagagggaaaaaaaggaagaacgTTATTCTTTCAGGCCGACCGAACTTCTGGCCGCCTCAGTGTGAACCCTTGAATTTCGACGGAGCCAACACAATGAAGAGATGAttatcatttttgtttggtgtgcGCCTTCAACATACAGAAAttccactgtaaaaatccaaaaAGCCTTACACCCAATAAATGCCTGTCACATGTTGTGGTTGACAAAATCATCTTCTGATGTGAGATGAATAAAATCTCAGCAGCATTTCTTCAATGAATGCGTGTTTTCATGTTGACTCTTGTTCTTCATAGATAGCCATGCTGGAGCAGCAGAAAGAGGAGCTGCAGAAAGAGTTGCGTGATGAAAAGGCCAAATGTGACGCCATTGAAAAGACCGAAGAGGAAAAACACGAGGTTCAGGAAAAGAAATACACGGAGCAGATTCAGTTCCTTAAGAGAACCAACCAGCAGCTTAAGGTGATGATGCGTCAAACTAGCGTTCGTAACGATGGCGTGAATTGAAACTGAAacagttttgtctttttcattttgtcccATTTAGGCTCAGCTGGAGGGTGTTGTGACACCCAAATAACTTCACAGTGGACATTTTACTACATAGAATGTCACTgaacaatgtctttttttatgaatgaaatgtaaTAATTGAatattaaatgtcttttttttaaagaatggatAAGAGTGTGTAATTATTTGTGCCTTGGGTTATATGACGGAAGTAATTGCCTTTTTGGGGCCTCATCATGCCCAGAAATTCCTCAgtttgtgcaagtaccgtaccTGTACCACCGTAAAAATacagtagtactgtatatgtattttaGGTGTCCCCAACACTTCCCCCAATACTCACTCAGTAGCACCACCTTGAAAGTTATAAATATATGCTCATGACCCCATTTTGACATATGACATAAAATTGTTTGAATGTATTAGAGCTAGCTGGACACGTAAAAAAGTTTCTAGGACCAATGCccgaaattgaacaggaagccaGCCATTTTGGTTCCCAAAGCTCTTAACTTGATGAGCTTCAACTTGTGACTTCTCAAATGAGCCCAAATCAGAAAGCAAATTTGTCAAGCTTTTTATTTGTCTACACCAGGAAATGTGGACTGAGCATGACATCAAAGTTTGAAAacggaaacaaaaaaatggcctgCACTCCAACTTTGGATGCAAAATTTGGTGGGTGTGTTTATCAtaacaggatgcatgaaaaacTCAGGGATAACACgattgaaaataaacagaaagtcagccattttggattgaaatattttggggcAAATTCCGGCATTCGTATTTTGGCTCACTTTGCCCAAATGGGCTCCAATCAGTCTCATTTCTAGTAGACCGATGGACAATGTTAACCTTGTCAAGCTCTTTTGCCTAGGGCTAGGCCTTCTAATGTGGGAAGCATCAAAGTttgatgatgattttgacaaaatgttgttttaaaatacTAGAGGCTACAGTattgaatttgaaatgataGACATTTaactatttgtttttgtatttgagtGCAGCATAGCAACATGAGTCACAAAGAAATTATCTCAAAGTTGCGGATCACGTTATGGAGCGTTTCAACATAAGATTCTTTAGGTGtgtctcaaaaaacaaaaaggttcaGGCAGAGGTTGTTTGCCAAAacacacccacaaaaaacaCCTTTTATAGGCGGTTGTGTTCATCGAGtcagaaaaaaagatgtgagAGGCAAATTCGCCTTTTCTATCTCAGGTAAGCCATAAGGAAAGCTATTTTTATACAGCActgatctgctttttttttaacaatacctgttgatgagaaaatattttcacataATGGCCGCCTTCAGAaatgtttcaatatttttctCCGACGACCCGGAGGTGGCAGATTTGACCCGGTTGGCCATCACCAATGAAGCCATTTCTGCCTCAGAGAATGCAGGTGACACATTTTTCTCTCTAACAAACCTAAAATATAGGACAACTGAATGTGTTATTCTACTGTTGTGCACccatttacagtattttctgATCGACGAAGATGAAGATTTACATTGATCCGAACAAGGCAGtgcaattgaaaaaatatattttctaccATGACAATTTTACCCTTTAACAGCTAAATTGATTCAAAAACAGATTTTGTGGAAATTCAGGCATGGTAGAAATTATTTTGAGAGACTGGCTAATTTACTTTTATGTTGCTCAGATTAATGACACAGATGCACTCTTGGGGCTGAAATGAGAGCACTGACGTGAGCGAACACAGTCATTCTGTTGTGCTTTACTCATTACTCAAAAGAGAACCCAACTCATTAGTCCATTTTTTCCTGATACAGGAGTAAGTGCATTTTTCAAACGGCAAAATTATGTCATTACAGTTGTACTTGGAGACCCAATTAGTATTTATTGAGTTGGCGTTTGGTGTAAAAGGTTTTTGAACTACTGGTAAAGTAAAAGTACATTACAGTATAGTTCATTTAGGTGCGGATTGGCGTGCAATCCACAAGGAGCATGTCTACACAGATGGACAATTTGCACATCAATCACCAAAATAGCAGTTAAGGTAGAATTGTGAAACATGGtcaacatgaataaaatacaaaactccTTGCTCAAAGTGTATTTTACAGATtactaaagagaaaaaaaatctaaaattccTGGTAATAGTgacttcaatttcttttttttttcttcatttcaaatcattatTGGACatgtcagaatacaattctcagcaaatagaaaacaaaacgaacgtgcTACCAATACATACACATTACTTCAGTTTAATTTCTTGGAAGTCCGGATCGTACCGTTAGTGACGTAGAACAGCGCCACCCGGCACAAGCTATCAGCTTGTCTTCCAACCCGGAAGTGAACTGCGATTGGACAATTGGGACCACAGACAAAGATCGTCACGTGGCTTACAGTATGCAGGCAAAGTCGGCGTTACAGCTGCTGTACTGATGACGATTGAACATTGACCTCATGCGCTTAACTAGATATGCTTTGGTTTTCCGATTATTGGGCATTGCTGGGGAGCTCCGTCCGTCACCAGTAACCTCTTGTCGTTCTCTCCGACCCATAGTTTGCCCCGGTTCTCCTCAGCTCTTATCCCAGAAACTCACAATGCAGGCGGGCGTCAATGTAAGTGGCGACGCGGTCCCGGTGGACGTGAAGAAGCCCACCAGCTACGAGTTGCTTATTCTCGCCCACGAGAGAACCTCGAGAACCCCGAGTCCACTTTTGGGGGGCAACGGCGACGACGACTCCGAGGCGGAGTCCTTCAAGGGCGGCAGGACCGTGGAGGTGGACCGGGAAACGAAGGAAAGGGCGTTCGCGTGGTGCCGAGATTTCCTGTCCGGTGCGTGGAAGACCATCCAAATAATGGACTTTCAAATCAGCATCGTCAGGTGAATACCGAATCAGTTCAACCCCACGTCATTTTGTGCCATGTATGTCGAATGgtttttagaatatttttttGCGGTAGTCTCGACAAACCGAGAGCCCCCGTTTATGACGGGGGATACAGTGTGGACCCTCTCGTGACAGATGAAAATCCGCAATATAGAGAGAACATATTCTCGAAGCTATTTTATTACTCCTCCCACCCTTTCAAAACTAACGTAAACACATATGAACGTATTTAACCAATTGTAAACAAATTTTtgggcaaccaaaaaaaacagtttgcggTTTAAACTGTTGACAAAAGTCTGTCGAAGGTGTTTGTAACCTTTCACATTTAACAAACCCTGATGACTAAACAACATTCGCTACATGTACAGGACTGCTCAGTGAAATGTGTACTTTTAAAAACACCGTGCAGCAATAACACAGCTCCTGCTTTCaggctttttttctctcctctatccactgaaagcaaacaaaaagactTGCTTacacagttctccaaataaaGTGCAAAGCATGCTTGCCTCAAGCTTAGTTCATGTAAAAAAGAACTTGAAACTTAAGTCAATTGCACTTTATAATCACTCAAAATAATCAACCATACTATATactcttgttttgtgttcagaggagtgtgagcgtggatggttgttcgtctatgtgtgccctgcgattggctggcaaccgattcagggtgtcccccgcctactgcccgcagacggctgggatgggctccagcaccccccgcgaccctagtgaggatcaagcagtacggaagatgaatgaatgaatgaatgaatgtgttcagagggaagaaatttcatatgTGCTCTATGTTcctcatacagtacatttgacaattaagtttatccaatccaatacccATAATAATGAAAGTCCATTCGCCCAATGCTAACATTTATAACTCAATGCTAAAGACAGGCGAGCGTAAATTAGCAAACCCATATCTAGCAAATAAACGAAGCAGCAACACGTACAAACAGCAATCAACAGTATTCAcggttatttattttctttgttttgtggaAATGATTGCTGCAGTTTAGCATTCTCTTCTTCTATTACGCTGCCTTTCCAGAATCTGAAAATTGTCaaggcacaccaccaaacaaaaatgtcaccagaaGGATACAGTGAACCCGACCGACTATTTGCCTGAGATAGGGACCAAGCCCTGCGGTGAAAAACTGCAACTATCTGAACCACACTTTATCTGgtgaaaaatccatccatccattttccgaaccgcttaatcctcactagggttgcggggggtgcgggagcctatcccagccgtcttcgggcagtaggcgggggacaccctgaatcagtttccagtcaatcgcagggcacacagagacgaacaaccatccacgcccacactcacacctagggacaatttagagcgtccaatcagcctgccatgcatgtttttggaatgtggggggaaaccggagcacccggagaaaacccacgcaggcccggggagaacatgcaaactccacacagggagttccagagctggaatcgaacccggtacctctgcactgagaagccgacgtgctaaccactgggctaccgggccgcccctggtgAAAAATGATTATGGCAAAAGCAATGAAACATTCTTTAATGCATAACAGAGAGTCAGCTATGCATTTCAATCAACTATCATACAAGACATGCCATCCCCATCCATTATCTTTCTGATGTATTTCATGGATTAATAATTTTATCTCCCACTATCATGTCACACAAAAACACGAAGTACTGGTACATATTTTTGACGCTAGCTGAGTCGAGACCTGGTGAAATGCAAATGTTCGGGATGATCATGATAGTGATTgtgttttgttgctgtttttcagTGGTGGCTTGAGTAATCTGCTATACCTGTGCAGCCTGCCTGACCACTTGGCAAGTGTGGGGGAGGAGCCTCGTCAGGTGCTTCTCAGAATCTACGGTGCCATCCTGCAGGGCGTAGACTCGCTAGTGTTGGAGAGCGTTATGTTTGCCATCTTGGCCGAACGGACTTTGGGACCCAAACTGTACGGCATCTTCCCAGAAGGGCGCTTGGAACAGTATTTTCCGGTACAAAACTGACCTTGATTTACAACCTAACTTCTCATATTTGTCCCATGGAATTTGATTAATTAGTTCTCAAGATCAGGAGTGCCTGACGGAGCCATGGGATGCACTATTGAAGTGTGTTAACTGTGAAAACATCACGATCGTAGCTCATGTATACCACTTAAAATGCTTCGCCGCCgcaggttaaaggtgaccttttgcattttaatgtatttttgaaatactttttttgtgaaattgatCGGATACTTAGCATGTAGTGTACATCAACACAAATATAGTGTATATCATATTAACACCACGAGCACTGACACATGAATCCCCCCACCACCCATTTCCCCCAACACCCCTCGCGAgctacttgggaccagtccacgGACTACCGGTCCATCGCGATCGATTGGTTTGGCACCCCTGTCCAAGAGCATCTTCTCTTAATTTTGTAGCGTTTCAGTTTCCTGTTTTACGTTttggaatagattttttttttctgtcccacCAGACATCTGTCTCAGTGCCATGTGAGCCTAACCTGCATCTAAGCAACATTTCAGCCTCAAAGCAGACTGGCTGTGGCACTCCACAGAGAAATAGCCAATTTAACTTATCCTGCCACAGATAGTTAGACTATATTGGAATGCTTTTACAGGTGGCGAAGGGAAGACATGGTTGCcactttgaacattttttttgaacaaaCGGTAACAAAATCAACACATAATAAGCAACTTATAGGTCAAGAGTGTAGTAAACACGgccaaccatcttttgagtaaAGTTACGTACTTATACTTGCTAAgattcacatttcaacattcagTTTCAATGACTGTGATATGATAGTGATGTTTTTAGAGGTGGATTAAGTGTCCACGGAAGATCCGGGTACAAGTATAAAAGGCACTTTTTGGGCCTCATATTGCCGTTTCTCCTTTTCACAGAACACCCGCATGCGCACAGATCAGCTGTCAGACTCCGACATCTCCGCCGAGATCGCCACCAAGTTGGCGCGTTTTCACAAAATGGTTATGCCCTTTAACAAAGAGCCCACCTGGCTGTTTGCGACCATTAACAAGTAAGTGGTCAAAGTAGCTATCTCCCCACATCACTCGCGCTTGTTTAATAATGTTGCATGTCGGCTTCCGTTAGATACATGGATCAAGTGTTGACGCTGActtttacacgtgacactcatgTGAAGAAGTACCAGAAACTAATGAAGCACAACTTGTCAACGGAGCTCAAAAACCTCCGGTGAGTGGATTTACTGCCACTTAATGACCTATACAACACTTTGAGTCCTATAACGGTGTCAAGATCTATACGCAAAAATGAATCAGCAAAATGACTTCATTTTCATAGTTAATATTACATACCCAAAACATAATTGGgtcatcataattttttttaatgaagtgaataattgagtaaattcaatagTTATGTGAGTAGAAGCTATAGTATGAATGTTAATTCATTCAAGAGAACTATAAtctcatcaaataaaataaagttaagAGTAAATTTAAATGGAATGTAATTCAAATTGTGAGTAAATTGCTTTTTGTAAAATTAGATAACAGCAgtttatgaatgaataaataaaatacagctaTTTCAGTTTATATTTCACAGTTACAGTAATTAATCaacaatgtaaaaatacaatttcagtGGACTTTTTTCTGTGATTTTGACCATTTTATAAACTGATATATTGGTAGTTAATATAAAGCAATACATTCACTGACATTCATTGTCAGTTGGAATCAAATTATAATATAACatcatattaatttttttaaaaaacaaaaacaaatgaacatccTATGATTGTCAACATAATTATAATAGCCGGCATGATACATTGTGCTTTTCCAGTATTGTACATTacaaacccccaaaaagtcGGAGCACTGGAATAATTATAATTGTAGCTGGTCTGAGATGATACAACATAGTCATGGGCCCTTTAATCATAATGTGTGCAATGTCAATGTTTTACTGCTACGGGACAGTGCTCATAAAACTGTTTTATACAACATGGAtaag is a window from the Hippocampus zosterae strain Florida chromosome 3, ASM2543408v3, whole genome shotgun sequence genome containing:
- the LOC127597316 gene encoding axonemal dynein light intermediate polypeptide 1-like; translation: MFEPPETLLKYENPVLISKTTDKKCSKGGRPFKVSNQPHAESPVPPPPKAKSSAAEAPRQQNDDILNLIFPPREWMEGNQLWVQQVSSAPCTRADVVNLEEHLDRKLQQRRAIETGICPVRRELYTQCFDELIRQVTINCAERGHLLLRVRDEIQMTIAAYQTFYESSVVFGMRKALQAEQDKVDMQKKIAMLEQQKEELQKELRDEKAKCDAIEKTEEEKHEVQEKKYTEQIQFLKRTNQQLKAQLEGVVTPK
- the chkb gene encoding choline/ethanolamine kinase isoform X1, which codes for MRKYFHIMAAFRNVSIFFSDDPEVADLTRLAITNEAISASENAVCPGSPQLLSQKLTMQAGVNVSGDAVPVDVKKPTSYELLILAHERTSRTPSPLLGGNGDDDSEAESFKGGRTVEVDRETKERAFAWCRDFLSGAWKTIQIMDFQISIVSGGLSNLLYLCSLPDHLASVGEEPRQVLLRIYGAILQGVDSLVLESVMFAILAERTLGPKLYGIFPEGRLEQYFPNTRMRTDQLSDSDISAEIATKLARFHKMVMPFNKEPTWLFATINKYMDQVLTLTFTRDTHVKKYQKLMKHNLSTELKNLRELLAATPSPVVFCHNDVQEGNVLLLHRGDQSATDRLMLIDFEYSSYNYRGFDFGNHFCEWMYDYTYNQWPFYKATPEDYPSREQQLHFIRSYLKEYAGCGDKSVDQRQMEEDIIFEANRYALASHFLWGLWSIIQAKLSKIEFGYMDYAQVRFDAYFKQKKLFS
- the chkb gene encoding choline/ethanolamine kinase isoform X2, whose product is MQAGVNVSGDAVPVDVKKPTSYELLILAHERTSRTPSPLLGGNGDDDSEAESFKGGRTVEVDRETKERAFAWCRDFLSGAWKTIQIMDFQISIVSGGLSNLLYLCSLPDHLASVGEEPRQVLLRIYGAILQGVDSLVLESVMFAILAERTLGPKLYGIFPEGRLEQYFPNTRMRTDQLSDSDISAEIATKLARFHKMVMPFNKEPTWLFATINKYMDQVLTLTFTRDTHVKKYQKLMKHNLSTELKNLRELLAATPSPVVFCHNDVQEGNVLLLHRGDQSATDRLMLIDFEYSSYNYRGFDFGNHFCEWMYDYTYNQWPFYKATPEDYPSREQQLHFIRSYLKEYAGCGDKSVDQRQMEEDIIFEANRYALASHFLWGLWSIIQAKLSKIEFGYMDYAQVRFDAYFKQKKLFS